In Lolium rigidum isolate FL_2022 chromosome 7, APGP_CSIRO_Lrig_0.1, whole genome shotgun sequence, the DNA window GATATTTTTGCTTGGAAGCCGGACTGATTATCACTCTATTACCAATATTTCTTTGGTGCCCCTACATACCAACATGGACCTTTCATTTTATTGGACTAGTacatatgcccgtgcgttgctacgggtcttcaattttattatttttcagtagacatatataattcacaactcactatGAAATTTTAAAACAAATCACGACATAATGTAGTACAATATGATAATACCAAACATAATAATAAGACTATGTTGTGCATCTGTGTTGTTCCAAGTTCTAGTTCTTTTGTTACTTTTCCGAAGTAAGTATCACACCTGCGTTCTAAGCCGTTATAGCTGTCAACTCAACAACTTCTCATTTTAGATAtattattgtctcacaaaacaTAAATGTTGCAAACATATGTATAACTGAATGAATATTTCTTTGCTGATTAGTCTAAACAACACTTTGATATTCATAAATATCCGGAGACAACCCTGGATCCTAGCCTTCTATGTCAAACATACATAAGGGGTACAAAAAAATCCGTtggcaatgatgcagatgctaatTTTTTTAGGCAGCGATTCCTTGATCGCTCCAAAAGAGGATGATCATAGAAACCAAGAAAAATGGTGTAAATAGATGATGATATCGTTGCTAACTCCTAAAGTTTTCTGCAAAAGCTAAGGCAATGGAGGGCATGTGGATCGTGCTATGAAGCCCTAAACACCAACTGATACACGGTGCCGCTGACTGTAACCCTACAAAAAGGAAACTCACACGCCATGTATTCTACTAACTTCTCGACATGACATTCCCTAAACTGCTCCTAATCAAGTACAAGTAGAAAGCTAAGGATGTATTCCCTAAACTCAGTTATAAATTCAATCTCAAGTTAACTTTATATACAAAGTATAGCTAGAATATTTTGGCATGCACCACAacatttttcttgtttttttccgAAGATGTAAAGTGTTTGAGGTACTGCTTCATCGATATTGTTGGCATGAGTATAATGATGGTCTTTCTTTGAAGTGTTGCTGGCCGTAGCAGGACTGCTGGCTGGCTCTTCTGCATGTTGCTGGTTGCAACTGACTTCTCCCACGTTTTTGTATTGATATTGCAACCAGGATTTCCTGATTCCTGACTGGGTTCAGAGTTCATATATCTCCATCTTGTTGTGCAATTGGAAGTTATTATTCTTCCTTAGTGGGTCTACTGCTGAACGAAATATAGCTTCTTCTTGGGTGGCATACCTTGTTGCCCTCTCATCAATATCTTGTTGGTTGACTGTGAGCTGGGAACCCCTTGGTCATAATGTGACAACACAACAAAACTTCAGGTTAATGTGACAACACAACAAAACTTCAGGTACGATAATAGGGCCGAAAACACAACTTTTTCACACTCCCAGAACTTCATGTTGATGTGACAACACAAAAAAAACTTCAGGTTTAAGTTTTCATTTTGGTAATCTGTCTACCATTCACTTCTTACACAATCATAAAATTATCAATTATCAGGCTAAGGTGAGATCAATACTATCCTGGACTCATTCATGTTATATAGTCTCAAAAGCAGTTTACTCTAGATGATGAGTAAATGCACTGAAAATTGTTAATATTCAATAAGAACTGATGATTTGCTATCTTATCAATCATCGGGAAGATGGAAAATGGCAAACTAATTTAGAAGATGATACGTAATTATGCAGTAGCTCTCGCAAGAATATGTAATATGTGTTTTCATATATTTCAGTTCTACATAAGAAACAACTTTTAACTTTTTTTAATACTTCAAATGAAACAACTACCTCTCTGCAGTTCTACGGCAAAATACCACCCTCTATAAGGTAGTCGGGACAACAGTGATAACCTGAAAGGCTGTATGTAAAAGAATAGAACAATGGACAACATTAATTCGGAATAAAGTTGCAATAACATACTTCATCAATCCAGTAAACTCAATATATTTCCTTGGCCTTCCTGATCTGTGTGTGTGTTTTACTATACATCCAGCAAACACAATTGAAATGCCCACAGGTACATCCAGCTATGAATAGATCAAAATTTATTTATTCCATCTTTGTAAGCTACGGAAATTTAGACCCGATAATAATCTGTTAAAGGATTAATCACAAATGGTTCTGCCACCGCAAGATAACACAAAATACAGGTCCAGCTGATTTGTGAATTATATCTACCCTGATTTGTTTTACTTTTCATGTTTCAGTTAGCAGACTGCAGTCCCGATGATTGCATTTTAGTGCATCAAGATTGTTTTGGATGAAATGCTGCTGAGTGTAGGGGTGGCAAAACACTCTGAATCAAAACAAGATGTTTTAGGCACTATTTTCAAATAGTATTGTCTAGATAGAACATACTTCAGCACCTGGTTTTGGGAAGCACTGAAGACAGTATTTGTCAGTGatgcttctttaaacattgtcaaaTGAACTTGATCTATCTAGAGACTTCGCAAATACAGAGGATTGCAAAGCTGGATGGGCATTTTTGCACTCAATTGTCATGAAGCCATATTTATAAGTTTTAATTATACTGTGAAAAACATGACAAAGCAAATCCTACATGATATGGCCCTTCAGACAGTGCATTTGAGCATTGATCTTCGCAAAATAAGTTGTGTCCTACAACATCTAGTGATAACAAGAACAAATAACTCAAAGAACCAAAAAAACCAGTAACCTTCACCTGCTTGTTGGTGTCGTGTGGCTGGTTCCTCTGTGGCATCTTCTGCAAATGAAATCATTTTTATAGCTAATGGGGTCAGAATAGCTCCCGTCAATTACCGAAGCCCTGGATTGTCGGTCATAAACAGTCCTGTGACAAGCAAAATCATCTGGCAGCAGCAAACATGCACATGGAGTCTGAACTCTGAATAGCCTTGTTTTTCCAACATGTATTCCACTAACATTGCATCTATGCCTTGGTACTCTCTGAGCCTCTCAAACATTGTACTCTTCTCATTGCATCATACCAAACTAAGGTAtcgcttcttcacttcttctctcCTATAATTCTGGGAGATAACCTCCCCTAGTTCCCTATTATTGGCACTCGCAGTTCAGAACAGATTATTAGTATATCACACAAGTGCAATGCACGTCTACCAAATGGTAGTTTTCAAGAATATGCTTTTATcataaaatgtttttttttgcaacggtgtgaagtcaatgaatatttattttttatatataaaCATGGAAATGTCAGTTCAAATGACCGAACAAGAATATACTCATACATCGGTCAGCCCAATATATCCAAAGCTTCCTTGAAAAATGTCATGACGGCTTTTTGTGAAACTCCAGCAAAGCCCTACTTTTTGATTCATCGTCTATAGTTGGGACATCAAGATATGCTGAATTTGGAGATATAAATGTGCGGCATAATGAAGTAACAGCATAATGAAATGGATATTCTGGAACAAAGTCATACCGTGAGCGACAACAAGAATCAAGTCTGAGTATGCTTGAGCTGCATATGTGTAGCATATGGAGGCCATGTCGGTCAGCTGCAGCACCAATAACCAGCTTAACTTCCATATGAACAGTAGATTCCCACACTATACTGTGCGGGGCAGCTTACAATATTTTTTGACTGCAATAAAAGGCTATTTCCAGGCAATGGAATAATATCTTGTGGCACAGAAGTACAGGCTATTTCCAACAGTTCAGATTATAAAATATGTTTACCTTGCTCTGTTCATGTAATTCAAATCAGGAAGATGAAGAGCAAAATAAGGCTATCGGCAGCCCTGCAGATGGATGGGTATTACCCTGCAGCGAAACAAATCACATTGCAAGCTTTAGATATATCTGAAAAATCAGAATGCTATAGCAATTAGTAATCAACAATCACACCACAATACACTATACTGTCACAGAGGCAGGTTCACCTCCCGCAATTTTCCGGATTCTTATCTCCTAAGAGTGACATAATAGAGTCCGATGCACTAACCACTTTGTCATGTACACAGCTGAACACACCAAGAAATTCCATCGAAAAAGAATCAGCACCTCTATCTCAAGCTCCGCAAGtcataaaatattaaaaaatccaCACAACCAAACTGATAAAATAAAACCAATGTGATCCGAATTTATTACGGGGTTTCAAAGCTGACAATCAAGTTTCATACTATCCTTGGGTGGAACCAAGATAACAGTGAATTGCCACTTCAGATGTGAGAGCAAACTAATATTCTAGATAAGCACTACTGTACAATTTTTCACGTTACATCGTCATCTAAACTACTGAAATTGTGACAAGTACTGCAAACTTTCGATATGAAGGTCAGTGAGCAAGTTTTGAGCGAGGGCACGGAATATCCATATGCTCCAATCATACGCGTTGTTCTCCTACAGAAATAAGGTGCAGGCCTGGCTACTACATTCCTCTAGAGAAGCATCATTTCAGGGTCTGTTGTTAATCACCTAGGTTTTGCCCATTCGTTATGTCCTGAAATGGAGTGCGGTTTGAGGATGACATGGGTATTTTTGTTGCCTTTGTTTGTTAAAAATAAATCCCTGCAATTGTAATAACAGTAATAACAAatgttataaaagatcataaatcGCGGAATACATCCTCCCTGTACTCCATTGATCTTATATATGGCACAAATCAACTGATGTAAAAGCAATTTAAGAGTGCATCGTTTGGTTGATGAAGGATATTTAGCCAAGCACAAACAGATgaaaagaaaaaatacaaaaaaaattaattgTTGAAGCCATTGACAAAATTTGACTGATTTTGTTTCACACTTGTAAGATTTAAATTATAAAAATATCAAGCATTTGTCGTGTGCTTAATATGAAACTGGTTCTTCTATAATTTCATAATTGAGATGAGCTAGGTTGCCCGGATACGGAGATATATGTATACCGTGATACAGCGCTTTTACAAAAACACGGATAAGGAGATACATTCGTATAAATATGAATTGCTGATTCTTGTACTGACATGATTATTTCTGTCGAGGTGTTCTATAATGCAAACTTCTATACTCCTCGATGGTGTTCTATAATCTGTACTTCTCCATATCCCAGCAGTCTCAGCAGCTATTGCTAAGAACCATATGAACTGTAATTCTGATATATTGCAAACAAATATGCGTACAAACCATAAGGGAGCTACTCTGCTTGCATGTTGCCATTGCATCCAACGAACAAGATTGTCAGCCAGATGAATCAACTTGGACCAAGAACTGGAGATGGGTGGAGGCGAAACTGACCTGCAGGCCTGATAGGCTTGAGCAGGAAGTCCTCGGCaccctcatccatgcaacgcctgaTCTGTTTAGGCACGTTCGCCAACGACATGATCACCACCGGGATCTCCTTGAGCTCAGACGATTACTGTTGACAAAATTATCACAGATTTCGAGTTCAACATTGGTTCTCGTCTACCCAATTGTTGCACTTCCTCAATCGTGACAAATAAGGATAAGGAATTGAAATTGGTGTGTGGTGGATTTACCTTGACGCGCTTTAGGAATAGCCCCAGGCCGAGCAGCTCTGGCGCCCTCGTCGCCGATTCGACGGTGGTACCTGCACAAACGAATACCGCACGTCAGCAACCCACATCCACGAACGAATCGCTGCCCAATTCCGCCCAACTTTTTCCATCGATGACAAAAATGAGGCCGACGGCGTACATGATCGAGGCGGCGGTAGCGGGGAGACTCGCGCGACGTCTGCGGCGCCGTGGATACTCACACGACGGCGAAGAGCAGGCTCGCGTGGCGGCCTCGCGTGCTAGCTCATGGCGGCCGATGACGTGCAGGATCGAGGCGTCGGCGCCGGGGAGACtcagcgcgacggcggcggctgcgtcgggAGACTCGCGCGATGTTAGGCGACGGGCAGGGTCGCGAAGCATCCTCGCGTGCTGGCTCGTGCTGGCTCGTGGGCGTGCAAGATCGAGGCGTCTGCGTCGGGGAGACTCGCGCGACGACGGCTGCCAAGCTCGTGCAGCGCGGCGGCTCGAGTCGTGGAATCAACGCACGGGGAGGAGGATGACAAGTTCAGGGGCGAGGGTTTCGGGTGATGGGCTCACGTATGTAGCTGGGCTTCGGCCCAGTTAAGCCCGTGCGGAAAGGAATGGTCGACTACGACGAAGATTTTGACGTACGACGAAGATTTTAACGTATCGAAGTGTGGGCAGAATAAGGAATAAGTTTACGGAAATTcatcttggctcccgggagcatttgctcccggatttttggggagcaaattttgtttttcaaaacttttcaaaaaattctgaaaaaaatcatgcatgtacctgaccatggcacgcaccatcTTGTGAAATGTCGCcgcgaaatgtcatcgtatgcgtcctggacaaaaatgacaaattgtcagaaatttgtcatttttgtccagggcgcatacaatgacattttgcaacgaaattttacacggtggtgcgtgccatggtcaggtacatgcatgattttttccggaattttttgacaagttttcgatttgttttaatttttcgaaaaaaccgggagcaaatgctcctgggAGCCAAAACGCCGCAACAACaagtttagtctttttaagtagtagagattttcCCTCCTTATTAACTCCAAAATATGTAGCTTTCTACGTACATGAAAATAGATGCAATACTCCTCCCTTTCTGATGTTTGCACTTAGCTGAACATAGCTATCAACTTTCTGAATTTATTTACATGGTGTGACTCCTCTTTTCATGTCTTCCTCTCTTTCACTACAGTGGCTAATTATTTCAATTTGGATTTTGGGGTGCAGGTTCTTACGCTTCTGGTAGGATGGAGGCCTTGCAGAGGCGTGGAAGTAACCACCGGTGGAGATTGAGGGTGTCACAGATCTCAACGGCGTGTGGGGGTGGGTGTCCTCAACCCAAGCTAGGCATCCATGTCAGTGACCTCACCGTCTCCAGCTCGTCCTCTGGTATAGCAGCACCTTCCCTTCCGCTCTTTCATTTTTCTATGGAATCCAGTCTTTGGTTTATTCTTAGTGGGTATGCAATGTTCTTGATGGTACCTTTTCCTATTCAGTTGACATTAGATATAGATGTCATATGAGAGGTGGTTGATTTGCATGCAGGGAGAGGTACAAATTTCGGGATAACCTTActaacagaaaaaaaaattacatgaATGTTGCAGATATTGTAAGAATATGTTACTTCAGAGAGACGTTGTGTAAATGCAGGTATGGTACTTCTATCTACAATCTGCACCTTTGTGTTCTTTGTCAAGAAATCTTCAAGTCTCGGGTTTAGGCGATACTTGATAATAGATGTAGGGATTAGTGGACGTTGAATTGATGGATACATTGGATGATTGGTTTCTCGATTAGTGTGCTTAGATTGATGGTCCACTGTCTATGAAATAATTTTGAGATGGACAGAGCATGCATACATTGAGAGGTCTTGCAGTGTGTACCTGAGACAATAACTTGCAATGTAGTAGTGGTTCTCAACCAATCATTGATCTCTCATGTAATTATAAAATATGGAGGCATTTTATCTTTGCTATTTCATACCTTACTTAATTTAATCGTTATTAACAGTCACAACAAGAATTAGTATTCAGGCTGCAGCTATGAGTAGTGCTATTCTAGGTCCATCATAACCATGGGTCCCTGTAGATGTCTGATTCTGTGGGTTCCTTTTTTTACTTGAACTATCAATGCACATGCTTTCCTTCTCAATTTCAGCATTTTTCCATGATACCATACCTCAAATTTGATGGTGCCAACTGCCAATTAACTTCAGAAATATCTGGTACGTGTCCATAAGTTCTGGTAGGACTATAGGAATAAAAAATTCACTCTATTTAGAACACTTATCATTGAGATTTCCAAGCTTTTGAAAAACTTTAATTATATAACTAATCTAAAATCAAAATTTACAATTGGTATACTGTTTGCGGGGTCAAATTTGATTTCAATAAGGTTGGTGGGTGCATACAAATGATCTTTTGATTAAACTATTATATCCCATGATTCATATATTCTAGATGCATCCATATTTGACTGAAAATTATAATCCAAAAAGTTCGCCTTCTCTTTGCTACAATTATATTTTCTTTCGCAAGTTAAGACTCCATAGTGTCCTTTAAACTAAACATGGGTTGTCAAGGAAATTTCTCCTCTCGCACATGAAACTTAACCAAAATCAATCTATAATTTTTTGTGGTTATTTTCTCTTTGTGACTTAATATTTTGTAATTGAAAATGTATGCAACATCAGGGTGTATACGTTCTTTGTATCATAATGGATTTCTTCTCCTTCTCAGTCCCCTTTTAAATGTGTGCTGTTAATTAACATTGCGGGTTTATATCAGACTAGCCAGATCATATCACAACTAAGAGCATTGTTATTCATCGAGGGACACCTATACCATATATTGCACGAGTTAAGTTTTTAGTACCCAGTGATAAATATTCCGACTTCCTTTTAATAATATAGTTGTTGATTTTCATTGATCTTATGGTCATACCATTCTTAATACAGACATCCTGCTGGTAGCTAGCTCGGACACAAGTAATGCTAATATTCAATCACGGAAAGGTTCTCTATCACTGCTTATCCTAATCCTTTTGTTCCAACGGGTCTAATTCTTTTGCAGACTCTGCTGGTTTTGTTCTATTTTTCGATGTTGTTGCTGGTCCTTCTCCTGCTATCGGTGAGGTGGAATTTTCTCTGCTTTGGTTGGTTGGTTATTCAATACTTCATTTATTAGTCGTTGTACATGGTTGGCTTTCGCTGATTAGTTCATTATATTGTCGTGTTTCAGCTTTTGGT includes these proteins:
- the LOC124678853 gene encoding uncharacterized protein LOC124678853 isoform X3, giving the protein MEALQRRGSNHRWRLRVSQISTACGGGCPQPKLGIHVSDLTVSSSSSDIVRICYFRETLCKCRSNSFADSAGFVLFFDVVAGPSPAIGELLVMCAGQDCQRVTGAGKETAWNDLFAGLLYYFVC
- the LOC124678853 gene encoding uncharacterized protein LOC124678853 isoform X2, whose product is MEALQRRGSNHRWRLRVSQISTACGGGCPQPKLGIHVSDLTVSSSSSDIVRICYFRETLCKCRLCWFCSIFRCCCWSFSCYRFWSCVLDKIVSGSQGPGRKQRGMICLLDCYIILFVELLSGQIYS
- the LOC124678853 gene encoding uncharacterized protein LOC124678853 isoform X1: MEALQRRGSNHRWRLRVSQISTACGGGCPQPKLGIHVSDLTVSSSSSDIVRICYFRETLCKCRSNSFADSAGFVLFFDVVAGPSPAIGEVEFSLLCFWSCVLDKIVSGSQGPGRKQRGMICLLDCYIILFVELLSGQIYS
- the LOC124678853 gene encoding uncharacterized protein LOC124678853 isoform X4, coding for MEALQRRGSNHRWRLRVSQISTACGGGCPQPKLGIHVSDLTVSSSSSDIVRICYFRETLCKCRSNSFADSAGFVLFFDVVAGPSPAIAFGHVCWTRLSAGHRGREGNSVE